Genomic segment of Malus domestica chromosome 15, GDT2T_hap1:
GgataattaatattatttggcaatcCTATTCATCCTGAGCAACATTTCATCACTAATTATTATATCAAGTGTCTCGGTTAATCGCATTTCAGGCACAATCTCGAAAACAACCAGGCCATAAACTAGTCAAAACTAACGGCACAAATAAATCGATGAACTACATATAGTGAATCAGTTAAAATTGGAAGAACTCTTCATTCCtcagcaaacaaacaaatacgATTACGAATACCAATACAAATATACAAATGCATAACAgaaatccaaaatccaaaatccaaaatcACAAATCCCAATCCCGATGTACGCCGTAAATTACATAacagaaattcaaaatttgcaGTCCAATACGTAAAGATTGATAAGAAAAAACGACCTGTTGATTCCGAGACAGCTCTTCCTCAACCTCAAGAGACTTGACTCTTCTTcgttcctcttcctcttcttgctcCTGAATTTGTTTCTTCCTCTTAATCTCCATGGCTTCGATTCACGCCCTCTCTCGCTCCTCGAAATtttcctctctccctccctcttctTCATTGCTTTCCTCTTCTCCTTCCCATTCCTCGCTTTCTCTGCTCCTAAACGCTCCGGTTTGGGCTCAATACCTCATTCTCCTCCTTCGGCCACCGCCACCACCATTGTCGTCCCCTTGGAAGAGCTGTTTGACGGTGTGAACGACAGCGGCGGCTTCAAATTAGTTGGACCGGAGTCTTGGAGGAGCTGAACAAAGTGGTGGAAGTTTTCAATCTTGCCTTGCTTTGCAAATACCTCCTTCACCTCCCTTAGATATGCCAACGACTCGCTTTTTGTTGATTTCATCGTCTTCGTGTCGTAGGCGTTTTCTTCTTGTTGCTTGGTTTCTAAGACAAACTCAAAGGAATTACAGAAGACAAATAAACAGAAAATATGAGAGGAGAGAGTATTTATAACTCGGGGTCAATGCCTTGTTTCaagaagttttaacgaaaaattaacggtactgtttattttaacaaaaaattatatttttacactaaaaggtcAAATataatactatttactttaccctttattttgtctttatcattaaaactcaaagttttcaagccattttcattagttttcttttgtttcaaaaTGATTCCTAGCTGCAAGTGGCAAgtgttacaaaaattgattttattttaaattttgctGAAGGGGCAAAATTGGATTTTAGAATTTTGCCGATGCAGGGTACAAATAGCAAATGGGGTGCGATATTCACAcatccattttacttctcaaacatctttttaatttttgatcgttggattggatgaattgaaattaccacctattttatttttcacatatctttttaattttcgaccgttacatcggatgaattaaaaaaGATAAATTATCGTGTGAGATGTAAAATAGGATATGTGATTGCACACCCATACCAAATTTCATGGGTGGAGACAGAAATCCCCCAACGGATCGGATAAAAGACCGGCGGGCATAGGAGAGCAACGCAGAGTGCGAGTAGTGAGTGAGCTCTGAAAAGAAACGGCAACAATGGCGGCCTCTGCAACTGCAACAATTTCGTTATGCTCTTCATTCGCAACCCATTGCAAAATCTCGCAAAACCTTCAAACTCTGGCAACCCATTTCAGCTTTCcgtctctctcctcttcttcttcccacaAGCTGTCTTCTTGCTCTTTATGGCGACCCACATTCCCGCTTCTGATCAAGTCGTCGGAGTTGGATTCAGCCGTGGTCGTCGAGGCCGACTTTCAAGGTCCCGAACCAGAGGCCGGGCCCGATGATTCGGAGCCAGCGGCCTTGCAAGTCGTGGAAACCCCTTCGTCGGATGCCCCAAAACGAGAGCAGCTGTTCGGCGTTGTCATGGTATGCATTCAATTTCACTTCTTTGATTGTCTTTGTGGTTACCCAGATAAGAATTTTAGCTGATTACATGCTGCTAAATTTCGTTTTTGGTCGTTAATTTGGTGTTTAGTGGTGGTTTAGTGCTGATTACCAGTTTATATAGATGACATTTTGGTTTTGTATTACATTTAAGAGAAAAAATTGAAGTCGGGGTTTTCTAATCAGCTCAAAAATTGTTAGTCTTACTACTGGGGTTGCTTGTGTATGATGCCTAATAGATCGGTGGGCGCCAGTACATTGTCATTCCTGGACGATTTATCTATACTCAGCGGCTAAAAGGCGCTAATGTCAACGACAAGGTATGATATTCTTCACATTCTTCACTATTCGTTACTTGAATTCCTGTCGTTGTTGCTCCATTTCGGCTTTAGTTTTAGTTGTACGGAATTATCTAGCTGTTAATTGTAGTTTTAGTGCAATGCCTAGCTTTAATAGTATCTTTATGCATCACTGTTACTAGAATCACACAACTGGAGTGGTTTTGTTGAAGTTCATATGCTTTTACTTCTTGGGTTGGATGAGGAACATTCCATTTCCAACGCCATTTCCAGAAATAGGCCTCCAATATTAGACTCGTCAGTTGATTTAACCTGTGATATTAGGTGACTTTCGGCTAATCTTACAGCACATCATAAATTGTAGAAaccattattaaaacaaaatgtGGATTGGAAATGCTGCAATCAGTCATTTCAAGACAAATTGTTAATATGATACATGCAAAAAGTCTGACTAGAAATTTTATGTTGGTGCTTCTTTGAAATAAGCAAGAAGAAGACCTAACAAAGGTTAGGAGACGTCGGTAGAGTGTAAAGATAGGCAGGAACACTAGTATAGTATTGTGAAAACGTGTATATAGACATATTGGAGTCCGCATTTAGGTAGGCGTTCTAAAGAGGTAAGGACCCGTGGAAGGCAATCTCATAATTGTTGGAGGACTACCTGCTAGACATATTTAGTGGTCCCTTAATTGATTGGATTGTCTTCGTTTTGAAGAAGTAAAGTAATCCTTTTGTAGCCAAGTTGCTGCTCCGGCATGTTATATTTGGTTTATAAGAATCCTGGTTGGTCTGTCGTAGTGATAGTTATATTTGCTGATTTAGAAGGAATTTATTTTGTAATAATATTCTTGTGATTCCGATTTCAAATTATCAATCACTTGAACAAGGATTTAGTTTATCCAAGCTCAGTGGTTCCCTACGCCCCTTCCGGCACGAGTCTAATTTTAACCCTATAGAAATGTACTCTTGCTTTACTGGACTTCATGAAAAATTGGAGAATACTGTGGCCTGGTGGCCTCTAGTTTAGCCTTTAAGGGCTTTGAAATCAGTTATTCTCCCTATTATAAAACCAGTGATGTTATCAGTATTGGATCTTTATTTTCTAAGAAGTTACCGCTgctttgtcctcaaggtgttTAAACTTGATCTTATACAGATTGTTCTCGACAAAGTGTTGCTGGTGGGGACTAAAACAAGTACGTACATTGGAAAGCCAGTGGTGACAAATGCCGCTGTACACGCTGTCGTTGAAGAGCAGGTAATTCATTACATTATATGGAATCTCTCTCTTTTACCATTGTAAAGAAGGTCTGTATATTTGTGAATTTGTTTGCGTTTAGTTAGtatctttttaatattttctgtgTCTTATTGTTGCGTATCCTTATGCAGGGACTTAATGACAAAGTGGTTGTCTTCAagtataaaaagaagaaaaattataGGAGAAACATTGGTCACCGACAGGTATTACCCTCATTTCTTTGTGAACCAACCAGAACATTTGATTTTATTCATAAGTGCAATGACTATTCTTTATGTTATCTGTGTAGTTACTTCAATTGACTTGATTTCATACATCGAAGCAAGGAAAGAAAATGAGTTTCGTTATTAATATGATGATAGAAACTAAACTAGTGCATACATCTATATGCATCATGCATTTTACGGCAATGAGGCTTTGCCTCTCAGTTGGTTGATTACCCTACCTTTTATTTACTCTAGTTCAAATCCGAGTCCTATTTCCAGATGTGAGTCTTGAACAAAACAATACTCTAAACCTCGATTTAGTTGACCAGTGGTATCAGGGTCAACCAGGTACTAACGTGTAGGCTTGGGGAACGCTGTACAATCCTGACAATATTTTCTGggataatttatgcatgaaataAATGAAGATATGTATCTTTGTAGTACGAACTGGTGAATCTTGCCGAGTCATCACATGTGATTTGCTGGTACCCCAACCAAAGTCAATTGTTTCGATTTATCGTCGTAGATAGGACACAATATTTCCTTATAGTTTCCTGTATGGTTTTCCTCTAATGTCCCCAAGGAGTTTGGTAGTCCTGTATGATAAAAAAGAGAGCTTATATATATGTCCTTGATCAATACACATCACTAATCTCCGAATTGCGTATTCCTGTTTTGATGATTTAACTCGTTTGTCATGTATCCAGCCGAATACATGCATAAGGATAACAGCGATCACGGGCTACCAAGACTATCCAGCAGTTACTCTCGAGTCGTAGGGCTGCATAGGAAGGTTTGAAGGTATGATTCGTGATTGGTTTTGTGCGTCTTGTGAAACGTTATGAAGTAAtgaatcttaaatttcttttttcataGATTCGTTTTGGTTCTCATTTTGTATGTAAGCTGGTATATGGATCAACGTTCGTTTCAATTCCACTATCGATTTGTATGTCGTTACTAATTTGACATGATTGCAAGTAACCCCTTCCAAGTTCCTGCACAGGGTTGAAATCATCTCAACCTTCAACAATTTACACTGCGGCCTTGTACAAATTCATTATTTTACCACGTCATATCTATTTCTAAGGTTCACCAAGGAGGATTCGACCTTGGGTGGACATAGAGCACAGACGCTGTGCACAACTCATGTATGCATAAACACACTCTTCGTTTTTTGAACATGCACTTGAGTCTCACATGTGAGGATAAGATGGTCATTTCATCCCTTCCATTTCATCCCTTCCATAGTCACTCCCCATTCAAAAACAAAGATATCACGAACTGAAATCGCATCCGGGTGCGCAACTGAATTCTTTGATTGAACTACTTCTTGATTGATGCTGCTCCTTCCATCttttcatttcggttttagatttggtttttgttttggattttgattttaGATTGATGCTGCTCATCTTCTATCTTGTAGTTTAGGAATAGAGGTTGAAGTGTTGGATTTGTTATGGGGATTGGGATGAAATGACCATTCATTCTCAAGGATTCATAATCACCATTGACAAATATGGTTCCAATCAATAAGCACAACAAACTACCAAGACATGAAATTCAACTTTGATAACCCGATTACAAaagcgtaaaaaaaaaaaaaaaaaaaaaaaaaaaaaaaaaaaacacagtgGACTCCCACATATGAAAGTATCAAAATACAATGTATCCAAAATAAAATACGAGCACTATCAGGTTTTCTTCTACCATAGGTTCTGATTTTTGTGGACAAAGCTCTTGCCAGGAGGTTTCCATGGTGCAACACTTTGTTTAGAAGTGGTTGGTGGATGAGGAGGCCATACCAATTATTCGCTTAGCCATCAATGTGGCTTTTCAAACACAAACCAAACCTCTTATTTCAGTAAAAGAATTTTCTTATGTACTTTTGTTCCGGACTAGCTTTATTATATTTATCTAATagattaaaaaaatgtgttttacAATAGTATTGTTATGAAACCAAATCCTTGTATCAACTAACCTTCTTTAGTTAGTCACCCTTTTGCATGATTTGTTGAATAGTGAAACCACGCttaaatccaaatttttttaccacatgaaCTATCTTCCGAATACTTTATGATCACGatgaccatttatccgattagacATTTCATAAAATTCTCTCAAATTGAGATATTAAACTGACAACTTTGAAGTTTTAGTTCACTTTCACATCCATTTTAAAGACGAATTAACTGTTTAagttaactattaaaaaattgaaaatatctataaatattaaaaaaaaattgtattaaaCATTCAAAATGAAGGGGGTGAtgtaaaattgaattaaaaaccTTTGTGTTAGGTTATTCAATACGGAATTGGATCCCCTCCTGAGCAAATGATGGGGATCCTCATGACCACACAATACGGGCCGttgaattttgatccaacggctacatttattataacttttagaaagACTCcatgtttgtagccgttagatcaaaatccaacggcctGTGTTGTGTGGTCATGAGGATCCCCACCATTTGCTCAGGAGGGGATCCAAATTTCCATTCTAAACCCTAAtgtagatgatgtggcatgTCCACGTAGGCCTGCCTCCCTTCTCCTCTCCTCACCAGTCTAAAACCCTACTAGGAGGAGGAATGCGCATTCGCACCCAAAATCCATAAAACCCCTCCCTCTCACCGCCAATTTTTCAGAAATGGCTGCCGCTTTCGTATTTGAGCCCCCAAGTGACGAAGAATATTCCGACGCCGAAGAACAACAACcgcaggaggaggaggaagaagatgaacacgaagaagacgaagaagccCTGAAACCCTCGCGAGCTTCTCGCCACTCTGAGTCCCCGTGGGACTTCGCTTCCTACTCCGAAACAGTCGCCCAAGAACATGCTCGCCGGAGCACCACCTCCGTCGATTTCAAGATCTCCAAAGCCCTGCAGCAACGATCAGTCCCCGGTGCCGTTGCCCACGACGATGATGGTAGCTCCGAATCCCAATCCGAATCCGAACCCGAATCCGACAAACAGGTCTGTGTCTTGTTGATTTTACTCAAATTCATTCAATCAATTCAATGGgtataaaattacttaaattaaGCTATGTTGTTGGTGTTGGTAATTTAGGAAGATTATAAGCCGGAAGATGATGAAGTAGTTGATGATGCCACTAATGCCGGTGTTGGTAAAAAGCCATTTTTCTCCCCATCAGATGGAACCTCCTTTCATGCAAACTCGTTCATGGAGCTCCATTTGTCTCGCCCTTTGCTTCGGGCGTGTGAGAAACTGGGTTATACCAAGCCCACTCCTATTCAGGTCTTGAATCCTGTTACGCTTACAATCCATTTCCTGTTGCTTTCATTTCAGTTCACTGAATTTGTTGGGCTTTGTATGTAGGCGGCGTGCATACCATTAGCTCTGAGTGGGCGGGATATATGTGGGAGTGCCATTACTGGTTCTGGCAAGGTATATTACTTCTCTTTTTGGTAGAGTAACCATTACAGTTAGAGGTGCGGTTTGTGTGTTATTACTTTTAGTGATAGTCGAATCAAAATTATCTTCGTTCACTTCACAACTGATCTTTCTTTTCATCTCAATCTGTTTAAC
This window contains:
- the LOC103416406 gene encoding large ribosomal subunit protein bL21c-like, with the protein product MAASATATISLCSSFATHCKISQNLQTLATHFSFPSLSSSSSHKLSSCSLWRPTFPLLIKSSELDSAVVVEADFQGPEPEAGPDDSEPAALQVVETPSSDAPKREQLFGVVMIGGRQYIVIPGRFIYTQRLKGANVNDKIVLDKVLLVGTKTSTYIGKPVVTNAAVHAVVEEQGLNDKVVVFKYKKKKNYRRNIGHRQPNTCIRITAITGYQDYPAVTLES